From the genome of Rhizobium binae, one region includes:
- a CDS encoding carbohydrate ABC transporter permease, protein MATLHTRSAARLMIAPSVLLLFAWMIVPLAMTIYFSTLNYNLLSPGMESFVGLLNYEYFLSDPAFIAALLNTLLLVAGVLVITVIGGIAFALLLDQPMYGQGIVRILVIAPFFVMPTVAALVWKNMFMNPVNGLFAHLAKALGLQPIDWLANAPLFSVILIVAWQWLPFATLIMLTALQSLDEEQKEAAEMDGAGAISKFIYIILPHMARAITVVILIQTIFLLSVFAEILVTTNGGPGTDSTNLTYLVYAQALLQFDIGGASAGGIVAVVLANIVAIFLVRLVGKNLEA, encoded by the coding sequence ATGGCAACCTTGCACACTCGCTCCGCAGCGCGCCTGATGATTGCGCCCTCCGTGCTGCTCCTCTTTGCGTGGATGATCGTTCCGCTTGCGATGACGATCTATTTCTCGACGCTGAACTACAATCTGCTCAGCCCCGGCATGGAGAGCTTCGTCGGTCTGCTCAACTACGAATATTTCCTGTCCGATCCGGCCTTTATCGCGGCGCTGCTCAATACGCTGCTGCTCGTCGCCGGCGTTCTTGTCATCACCGTTATCGGCGGCATCGCTTTCGCGCTGCTGCTCGACCAGCCGATGTATGGACAAGGCATCGTGCGCATCCTTGTCATTGCGCCGTTCTTCGTCATGCCGACGGTGGCGGCACTGGTCTGGAAGAATATGTTCATGAACCCGGTCAACGGCCTCTTCGCCCATCTTGCCAAGGCGCTCGGCCTGCAGCCGATCGACTGGCTGGCGAATGCGCCGCTGTTTTCCGTCATTCTCATCGTCGCCTGGCAATGGCTGCCCTTCGCCACCCTCATCATGCTGACGGCGCTGCAGTCGCTGGACGAGGAGCAGAAGGAGGCGGCCGAGATGGACGGCGCCGGGGCGATCTCGAAATTCATCTATATCATCCTGCCGCATATGGCCCGTGCCATCACCGTGGTGATCCTGATCCAGACGATCTTCCTGCTGTCGGTCTTCGCCGAAATCCTCGTCACCACCAATGGCGGGCCGGGCACAGACAGCACCAACCTCACCTATCTCGTCTATGCGCAGGCGCTCTTGCAGTTCGATATCGGCGGCGCTTCGGCGGGCGGCATCGTCGCGGTCGTGCTGGCTAATATCGTCGCGATCTTCCTCGTGCGCCTCGTCGGCAAGAATCTGGAGGCTTGA
- a CDS encoding ABC transporter substrate-binding protein, producing MTLRTILLGACSALAFAGMASAETLTIATVNNGDMIRMQKLTDDFKAKNPGIDLEWVTLEENVLRQKVTTDIATKGGQYDVLTIGTYEVPIWAKQGWLLPLDNLGADYDVDDLLPAIRSGLTVDGKLYAAPFYGESSMVMYRKDLFDAAGLKMPDAPTWDFIADAARKVTNKDKEIYGICLRGKAGWGENMAFLTAMSNSFGARWFDEKWKPQFDQPEWKDTLDFYVKLMKDAGPPGASSNGFNENLALFQTGKCGMWIDATVAASFVADPKQSQVADKVGFALAPDKGLGKRGNWLWAWSLAVPAGTQKAEAAEKFVAWATSKEYSNLVAEKEGWLNAPPGTRKSLYANADYQKAASFAKMTLDSINSADPTKPTVKPVPYVGVQFVAIPEFQGIGTAVGQQFSAALAGQISVDQALKSAQQLATREMTKAGYIK from the coding sequence ATGACATTGAGAACTATTCTGCTGGGCGCCTGCTCGGCACTGGCGTTTGCCGGCATGGCTTCGGCCGAGACGCTGACAATCGCGACCGTCAACAACGGCGACATGATCCGGATGCAGAAGCTGACGGATGACTTCAAGGCGAAGAATCCCGGCATCGACCTCGAATGGGTAACCCTCGAAGAAAACGTGCTGCGCCAGAAGGTCACGACCGACATCGCGACCAAGGGCGGTCAGTACGACGTTCTGACGATCGGCACCTATGAGGTTCCGATCTGGGCAAAGCAGGGCTGGCTGCTGCCGCTCGACAATCTCGGCGCCGATTACGACGTCGACGACCTGCTGCCGGCGATCCGAAGCGGCCTGACCGTGGACGGCAAGCTCTATGCGGCGCCATTCTACGGCGAAAGCTCGATGGTGATGTACCGCAAGGACCTGTTCGACGCCGCCGGGCTGAAGATGCCCGATGCCCCGACCTGGGACTTCATCGCGGACGCAGCCCGCAAGGTCACCAACAAGGACAAGGAAATCTACGGCATCTGCCTGCGTGGCAAGGCCGGCTGGGGCGAGAACATGGCCTTCCTGACAGCCATGTCCAACTCCTTCGGCGCGCGCTGGTTCGACGAGAAGTGGAAGCCGCAGTTCGATCAGCCGGAGTGGAAGGATACGCTCGATTTTTACGTCAAGCTGATGAAGGACGCCGGCCCTCCGGGCGCTTCCTCCAACGGTTTCAACGAAAACCTGGCACTCTTCCAGACTGGTAAGTGCGGCATGTGGATCGACGCAACGGTTGCCGCTTCCTTCGTCGCCGATCCGAAGCAGTCGCAGGTCGCCGACAAGGTCGGCTTTGCGCTCGCCCCGGACAAGGGCCTCGGCAAGCGTGGCAACTGGCTCTGGGCCTGGAGCCTCGCCGTCCCGGCAGGTACGCAGAAAGCGGAAGCTGCCGAGAAGTTTGTCGCCTGGGCGACGAGCAAGGAATACAGCAACCTCGTCGCCGAGAAAGAAGGCTGGCTGAATGCACCTCCGGGCACCCGCAAGTCGCTCTATGCGAATGCGGACTACCAGAAGGCGGCTTCGTTCGCCAAGATGACGCTCGACTCGATCAACTCGGCCGATCCGACCAAGCCGACCGTCAAGCCGGTCCCCTATGTCGGCGTTCAGTTCGTGGCGATCCCGGAATTCCAGGGCATCGGCACGGCGGTGGGCCAGCAGTTCTCGGCAGCGCTTGCCGGCCAGATTTCGGTCGATCAGGCGTTGAAGAGCGCACAGCAATTGGCAACCCGGGAAATGACCAAGGCCGGCTACATTAAGTAA
- a CDS encoding sugar-binding transcriptional regulator has translation MAKRSETPARLDDAARAGWLYYVAGRTQDEIAAAMGISRQSAQRLVSLAVAERLIKVRLDHPIAACLELGSQLRRKFGLKHVEVVPSDPGSSSTTIGIAEAAAAEIERWLKRTEPIVLAVGTGRTLKAAVDQLPAIECPNHRIVSLTGNIAPDGSAAYYNVIFSMADAVKARHYPMPLPVLVSSAEERELLHGQQLVRSTLDMSAQADVTFVGIGELGIDGPLCVDGFLEKDEMMELMRGGAVGEICGWIFDADGRLLDNPINERVASAPIPSREASMVIGLAKGKRKFKAIRAAVVGHQINGLITDEETAEFLLKN, from the coding sequence ATGGCAAAAAGATCCGAGACCCCTGCACGGCTCGACGATGCGGCGCGTGCCGGCTGGCTTTATTACGTCGCCGGGCGCACGCAGGACGAAATCGCCGCCGCGATGGGGATCTCGCGACAATCGGCGCAGCGGCTAGTGTCTCTTGCGGTCGCCGAGCGCCTGATCAAGGTGCGGCTCGATCATCCGATCGCCGCCTGTCTTGAACTCGGCAGTCAGCTGCGGCGGAAATTCGGGCTGAAACATGTGGAGGTGGTGCCGAGCGACCCCGGCTCCTCCTCGACCACCATCGGCATTGCCGAGGCGGCGGCGGCCGAGATCGAGCGCTGGCTGAAGCGGACGGAGCCGATCGTGCTTGCGGTCGGCACCGGCCGCACGCTGAAGGCGGCGGTCGACCAGCTCCCGGCGATCGAATGTCCCAATCACCGCATCGTCTCGCTGACCGGCAATATCGCGCCGGACGGTTCGGCCGCCTATTACAACGTCATCTTCAGCATGGCGGATGCGGTGAAGGCGAGGCATTATCCGATGCCGCTGCCGGTGCTCGTTTCCTCGGCCGAGGAGCGGGAACTGCTGCACGGCCAGCAACTGGTGCGCTCGACGCTCGACATGAGCGCCCAGGCCGACGTCACCTTCGTCGGCATCGGCGAGCTCGGCATCGACGGTCCGCTTTGCGTCGACGGTTTCCTCGAGAAGGACGAGATGATGGAGCTGATGCGTGGCGGCGCGGTCGGCGAGATCTGCGGCTGGATCTTCGATGCCGACGGCAGGTTGCTTGACAACCCGATCAACGAGCGCGTCGCGTCCGCGCCGATCCCGTCGCGCGAGGCATCGATGGTCATCGGGCTCGCCAAGGGAAAACGCAAATTCAAGGCGATCAGGGCGGCTGTTGTGGGCCATCAAATCAATGGATTGATCACCGACGAAGAGACCGCTGAGTTTTTGCTCAAGAACTGA
- a CDS encoding exopolysaccharide biosynthesis protein translates to MRQLAADRSRERISIGDLFQTMGDRAISALMLIFALPNAFPTPPGTSALLGAPLVFLAAQLTFGLRPWLPKAIADRSVRRENFESIVIRIHGWLAWAERMLKPRLAIFAEPPAEYFAGLACLLLSIVLVLPVPLGNILPAVTISVFAFGIMGRDGLFALIGFIMTAVSLAVAGSVIYGLVKAGIYLVMQWFA, encoded by the coding sequence CTGCGGCAGCTGGCCGCCGACCGCAGCCGGGAGCGGATTTCGATCGGGGATCTGTTCCAGACGATGGGCGACAGGGCGATCAGCGCGCTGATGCTGATCTTTGCCTTGCCGAATGCCTTTCCGACGCCGCCCGGCACCTCGGCGCTGCTTGGTGCGCCGCTGGTGTTCCTGGCGGCGCAGCTGACCTTCGGGCTGAGACCCTGGCTGCCGAAGGCGATCGCCGACCGTTCGGTGCGGCGGGAGAATTTCGAAAGCATCGTCATCCGCATCCATGGCTGGCTCGCCTGGGCCGAACGCATGCTGAAGCCGAGGCTTGCCATCTTCGCCGAACCGCCGGCAGAGTATTTCGCCGGTCTCGCATGCTTGCTGCTGTCGATCGTGCTGGTGCTGCCGGTTCCGCTCGGCAACATCCTGCCGGCGGTCACGATCTCGGTCTTCGCCTTCGGCATCATGGGCCGCGACGGACTCTTCGCGCTCATCGGCTTCATCATGACGGCGGTGTCGCTCGCCGTCGCCGGCAGCGTGATCTACGGCCTCGTCAAGGCGGGGATCTATCTCGTCATGCAGTGGTTTGCCTGA
- a CDS encoding ROK family protein — MIISFDIGGSAIKGGIARSETDIVPLGRRPTPKDDFAAFVDTLRAIITETGQQPSRIALSIAGVVDPDTQRLICANIPCIHGRTLAADLEAELGLPALIANDADCFAMAEAGLGAGLGHRIVFGAILGTGVGGGLVADGRLVNETGGFAGEWGHGPIIAAAAGNPPVAIPAYTCGCGQKGCVDTVGGARGLERLHKTLHDLDFSSEEIIGQWRQGEEKATRTIDVYVDLVASPLALTVNITGATIVPVGGGLSNVEPLLAELDRAVRARILRKFDRPLVVPSQCRIEPGLIGAALLGLKAEAAAL, encoded by the coding sequence ATGATCATTTCGTTCGACATCGGCGGCTCCGCAATCAAGGGCGGCATCGCCCGCTCCGAGACAGATATCGTTCCCCTCGGACGCCGGCCGACGCCGAAGGACGACTTCGCCGCGTTCGTCGACACCCTTCGCGCCATCATCACCGAAACCGGGCAACAGCCGAGCCGCATTGCGCTGTCCATCGCCGGCGTCGTCGATCCCGACACGCAGCGGCTGATCTGCGCCAACATTCCCTGCATCCATGGCCGCACGCTGGCCGCCGATCTCGAAGCCGAACTCGGTCTGCCGGCACTGATCGCCAACGACGCCGACTGTTTTGCAATGGCGGAAGCCGGCCTCGGCGCCGGCCTTGGCCACCGCATCGTTTTCGGCGCCATTCTCGGCACCGGCGTCGGCGGCGGATTGGTTGCCGATGGGCGACTCGTCAACGAAACCGGCGGCTTTGCCGGCGAATGGGGACATGGTCCGATCATCGCCGCCGCAGCCGGCAATCCGCCTGTCGCGATTCCCGCCTATACCTGCGGCTGCGGCCAGAAAGGCTGCGTCGATACCGTCGGCGGCGCCCGCGGCCTGGAGCGCCTGCACAAGACGCTGCACGATCTCGACTTTTCCAGCGAAGAGATCATCGGCCAATGGCGGCAGGGCGAGGAAAAGGCGACACGCACCATCGACGTCTATGTCGATCTCGTCGCCTCGCCCTTGGCGCTAACGGTCAACATCACCGGCGCGACCATCGTGCCGGTCGGCGGCGGTCTGTCCAACGTCGAGCCCTTGCTCGCCGAACTCGATCGCGCCGTGCGTGCCCGGATCCTGCGCAAATTCGACCGCCCGCTGGTAGTGCCCAGCCAATGCCGTATCGAACCCGGTCTGATCGGCGCTGCATTGTTGGGGCTGAAAGCAGAGGCAGCCGCTCTTTAA
- a CDS encoding efflux RND transporter permease subunit, producing MDATTTEKRPFNLSRWAIGHPSIARFLFGLIIITGVLGLMRMGQREDPEFTFRVMVVQAIWPGASIQEMEDQVVNKIERKLQETPHIDWVKSYTRAGSAIITLQVKGDTNSKDVADAFYQVRKKVGDISSELPQGLLGPYFNDEFGDTFITLHSISGDGYSYPELKKFAIQARDMLLTTPGVEKAVIIGDQPEKIYIDVSSKALAERGLTILDLQNAVKGQNNVDPAGSVDTGLRSVRISVEGDVKKAADIRELRLRAGGQVTRLGDIATVSSGLEDPYQRKYRFNGHDSVQVGVVMAKGFNVTDVGKDVEATYQRFEEALPYGVAVDQIANQPDVVTDAISEFMHALGEALAIVLVVSFLSIGWRSGLVIAIAIPLVLAATFALMNELGIDLQRISLGALIIALGLLVDDAMIVVEMMERKLEEGLVKIEAASFAYSSTAFPMLTGTLITTAGFIPVGFAASTAGEYVRSLFYVVGIALVTSWFVAVYFTPWLGYMILKQRHHAGEHRDAFDTRFYRRLRDTVGWAVRHRVIVLLLTLGTFVTSLWAFQFIPQNFFPQSSRPEILVDLWLPEGTSIKEVEVQAKALEAKMMDDPDKRFIATYIGEGAPRFFLPLDQQLRNPNFAQLLVMAKDEPARERLILKLRTILAEDFPSIRGKVDRLFLGPPTGWPVQMRVMGPDRQEVREIADQVKARFAANPMLGAIHDDWLEQVPAMKLVIDQDRARALGVTSQRVRQMLQTAMSGAPLDDFRDGEETVSIVAREPDASRSLLSAVNSVYVPTDFGGFVPVSQVAKVVPVMEQGIEWRRNRLPTITIRATLPDGVQPNDVVMKMYADMKDLRDSLPTGYKVEIQGGAEDAAESQMSIAAKAPIMLAVIIVLLMVQLQHFGKAMLVLATGPLGIIGAAAALLISGAPFGFVAILGVIALLGIIMRNSIILVDQIDQDIKAGMHRQEAIVGAAVRRFRPIMLTALTAVLALIPISRGVFWGPLAYAMMGGILVATVLTILVLPAGYALFFGREPKAKDEPGRDADAIQEEADDRHPPALAAE from the coding sequence ATGGATGCCACCACCACTGAAAAGCGGCCCTTCAATCTGTCGCGCTGGGCGATCGGCCATCCGAGCATCGCCCGCTTCCTCTTCGGCCTGATCATCATTACCGGTGTGCTCGGCCTGATGCGCATGGGCCAGCGCGAGGATCCAGAATTCACCTTCCGCGTCATGGTCGTCCAGGCGATCTGGCCGGGCGCTTCCATCCAGGAGATGGAAGACCAGGTCGTCAACAAGATCGAACGAAAGCTGCAAGAAACCCCGCATATCGACTGGGTCAAGTCCTATACGCGGGCGGGCAGCGCGATCATCACCCTGCAGGTCAAGGGCGACACGAATTCGAAGGACGTGGCGGATGCCTTCTATCAGGTGCGCAAGAAGGTCGGCGACATCTCCAGCGAACTGCCGCAGGGTTTGCTCGGCCCTTATTTCAACGACGAATTCGGCGATACCTTCATCACGCTGCATTCGATCAGCGGCGACGGCTATTCCTATCCGGAACTGAAGAAATTCGCCATTCAGGCACGCGACATGCTGCTGACGACGCCGGGCGTCGAGAAGGCCGTCATCATCGGCGACCAGCCGGAGAAGATCTATATCGACGTCTCGTCCAAGGCGCTCGCCGAGCGGGGTCTGACGATTCTCGACCTGCAGAACGCCGTCAAGGGCCAGAACAATGTCGATCCGGCCGGCTCCGTCGATACCGGCCTGCGCTCGGTGCGAATCTCCGTCGAAGGCGACGTGAAAAAGGCGGCCGATATCCGTGAGCTGCGCCTTCGCGCCGGCGGCCAGGTGACGCGCCTCGGCGATATCGCCACCGTCAGCTCCGGCCTGGAGGACCCCTATCAACGCAAGTACCGTTTCAATGGTCATGATAGCGTTCAGGTCGGCGTCGTCATGGCCAAGGGCTTCAACGTGACCGATGTCGGCAAGGACGTCGAGGCGACCTATCAGCGCTTCGAGGAAGCGCTGCCTTACGGTGTGGCCGTCGACCAGATCGCTAACCAGCCCGACGTGGTGACCGATGCGATCAGCGAGTTCATGCATGCGCTCGGCGAAGCGCTTGCCATTGTGCTTGTCGTCTCCTTCTTGTCGATCGGCTGGCGCTCGGGCCTTGTCATCGCCATCGCCATTCCCCTGGTGCTCGCCGCCACTTTCGCGCTGATGAACGAACTCGGCATCGACCTGCAGCGCATCTCGCTCGGGGCGCTGATCATCGCGCTCGGCCTGCTCGTCGACGATGCGATGATCGTCGTCGAGATGATGGAGCGGAAGCTGGAGGAGGGGCTCGTAAAGATCGAGGCGGCAAGCTTCGCCTATTCCTCGACCGCCTTCCCGATGCTGACGGGCACGCTGATCACCACGGCCGGCTTCATTCCCGTCGGCTTCGCGGCGTCGACGGCCGGCGAATATGTGCGTTCGCTGTTTTACGTCGTCGGCATCGCGCTGGTGACCTCGTGGTTCGTCGCGGTCTATTTCACGCCGTGGCTCGGCTATATGATCCTCAAGCAGCGCCATCACGCAGGCGAGCATCGCGACGCCTTCGACACGCGTTTCTATCGCCGGCTGCGCGACACGGTGGGCTGGGCGGTTCGCCACCGGGTCATCGTGTTGCTCTTGACGCTCGGCACCTTCGTCACCAGCCTCTGGGCCTTCCAGTTCATTCCGCAGAATTTCTTCCCGCAATCCTCGCGACCGGAAATCCTCGTCGATCTCTGGCTGCCCGAGGGCACCAGCATCAAGGAGGTCGAGGTTCAGGCCAAGGCGCTGGAAGCGAAGATGATGGATGATCCCGACAAGCGGTTCATCGCCACCTATATCGGCGAAGGCGCGCCGCGCTTCTTCCTGCCGCTCGACCAGCAGCTGCGCAACCCGAACTTCGCCCAGCTTCTGGTCATGGCGAAGGACGAGCCGGCGCGCGAACGGCTGATCCTCAAGCTGCGCACGATTCTTGCGGAAGATTTCCCCTCGATCCGCGGCAAGGTCGACCGCCTGTTCCTTGGCCCGCCCACAGGTTGGCCGGTGCAGATGCGCGTCATGGGCCCTGACCGTCAGGAAGTCCGTGAAATCGCCGACCAGGTGAAGGCTCGCTTTGCAGCCAACCCGATGCTTGGAGCCATCCACGACGACTGGCTGGAACAGGTGCCGGCGATGAAGCTGGTGATCGACCAGGATCGCGCCCGGGCGCTCGGCGTCACCTCGCAGCGGGTACGGCAGATGCTGCAGACCGCCATGTCCGGCGCCCCGCTCGACGATTTCCGCGACGGCGAGGAGACAGTCTCGATCGTCGCCCGTGAGCCGGATGCCAGCCGCTCACTGCTATCGGCGGTCAATTCGGTCTATGTCCCGACGGATTTCGGCGGCTTCGTGCCGGTCTCGCAGGTTGCCAAGGTCGTGCCTGTCATGGAGCAGGGCATCGAATGGCGGCGCAACAGGCTGCCGACCATCACCATCCGTGCGACGCTGCCCGATGGCGTGCAGCCGAACGACGTGGTGATGAAAATGTATGCCGACATGAAGGACCTGCGCGACAGCCTGCCGACCGGCTACAAGGTCGAGATCCAGGGCGGTGCCGAGGATGCGGCGGAAAGCCAGATGTCGATCGCCGCCAAGGCGCCGATCATGCTTGCCGTCATTATCGTGCTGCTGATGGTGCAGCTGCAGCATTTCGGCAAGGCGATGCTGGTGCTCGCCACCGGTCCGCTCGGCATCATAGGTGCTGCGGCCGCCTTGCTGATCAGCGGCGCGCCTTTCGGCTTCGTGGCGATCCTCGGCGTCATCGCGCTGCTCGGCATCATCATGCGCAACTCGATCATCCTGGTCGATCAGATCGACCAGGATATCAAGGCCGGCATGCACCGGCAGGAGGCGATCGTTGGTGCTGCCGTGCGGCGTTTCCGGCCGATCATGCTGACGGCGCTGACCGCCGTCTTGGCGCTGATCCCGATCTCGCGCGGCGTCTTCTGGGGGCCGCTCGCCTACGCGATGATGGGCGGCATCCTGGTTGCGACAGTGCTCACCATTCTGGTTCTGCCCGCCGGTTACGCCCTTTTCTTCGGCCGGGAGCCGAAGGCAAAGGACGAGCCAGGCCGAGATGCCGACGCCATCCAGGAAGAGGCGGATGACAGACATCCGCCGGCGTTGGCAGCCGAGTGA
- a CDS encoding efflux RND transporter periplasmic adaptor subunit, translating into MFSLKTLSHRMPSALSLALVSVVGIGLSACSEEKAEVKEVIRPVKVVEIARAGDTRKLDYSGSVKARTEMNLGFRVAGKITERLVDIGDRVTSGDTLARIDATDYQLAVKTAEANLAAAERGVETADLANKRAEQLFDKSVAPKSQLEQAALSHDQAISQRDAALSALDQAKNQVSYTELKAGQNGIVTAINADIGQVVGSGTPVVTVAVDGEKEVQIAVPENDIAEFKPGKTVKASFWADDKLVLDGKVREVSGSADQQSRTFAVRVSLPNDPRVLLGMTATIEADISNGNSYVSIPLSALAEKDGKKMVWTVDRDTATVHGRDIKVADFTGDGVHVTEGLDTGDLVVAAGTQFMSENLKVKVPDQQSALAATDQAVR; encoded by the coding sequence ATGTTTTCGCTCAAGACCCTCAGCCATCGCATGCCGTCCGCTCTGAGCCTGGCGCTCGTCAGCGTGGTCGGCATCGGCCTTTCCGCCTGCTCGGAGGAGAAGGCCGAGGTGAAAGAGGTCATCCGGCCGGTGAAGGTCGTCGAGATCGCCAGGGCCGGCGACACACGCAAGCTCGACTATTCCGGTTCGGTCAAGGCACGCACGGAGATGAATCTCGGATTCCGCGTCGCCGGCAAGATTACCGAACGCCTCGTCGATATCGGCGATCGGGTAACGTCGGGAGACACGCTCGCCCGCATCGATGCCACGGATTACCAACTGGCGGTCAAGACGGCGGAGGCCAATCTCGCGGCGGCCGAACGTGGGGTCGAAACCGCCGATCTCGCCAACAAACGCGCCGAGCAGCTCTTCGACAAGAGCGTCGCCCCCAAGTCGCAGCTCGAACAGGCAGCCCTTAGCCATGACCAGGCGATTTCGCAGCGCGATGCCGCGCTCTCGGCGCTCGACCAGGCGAAGAACCAGGTGAGCTATACCGAACTCAAGGCTGGCCAGAACGGCATCGTCACGGCGATCAACGCCGATATCGGCCAGGTCGTCGGCTCCGGCACCCCCGTCGTCACCGTTGCCGTCGATGGCGAGAAGGAAGTGCAGATTGCGGTCCCGGAAAACGACATCGCCGAATTCAAGCCGGGCAAGACGGTCAAGGCAAGCTTCTGGGCCGACGACAAGCTGGTGCTCGACGGCAAGGTGCGCGAGGTTTCCGGCAGCGCCGACCAGCAGTCGCGCACCTTTGCGGTTCGGGTGAGCCTGCCGAACGATCCGCGCGTGCTTCTCGGCATGACGGCGACGATCGAGGCCGATATCAGCAATGGCAACAGCTATGTCTCGATCCCGCTCAGCGCGCTGGCTGAAAAGGACGGCAAGAAGATGGTCTGGACCGTCGACCGCGACACGGCGACCGTGCATGGCCGCGACATCAAGGTCGCCGATTTCACCGGCGACGGTGTGCATGTAACCGAAGGCCTCGATACCGGCGATCTCGTCGTTGCCGCCGGTACGCAGTTCATGAGCGAAAATCTGAAGGTGAAGGTGCCGGACCAGCAATCGGCCCTGGCCGCCACGGACCAGGCGGTCCGCTGA
- a CDS encoding TetR family transcriptional regulator, with the protein MNDIAENTLDVTRQENVTRILDAAERLFRHYGYSKTTVADIARDLGMSPANIYRFFASKVEIHQALCGRMLATCYQLAYDVRHQPLSASERLRLYVETQYQWTMDTMLDEMKVHEMIVVAIERDWHVIEKHIDRVHDLIAEIIAEGIAAGEFAEQDPVVASRCFGAATVNLCHPQMVAQCLAKTNRAAVDELIDYVIRALKK; encoded by the coding sequence ATGAACGACATCGCGGAAAATACGCTCGATGTCACGCGGCAGGAGAATGTCACGCGCATTCTTGACGCGGCCGAGCGGCTGTTCCGTCACTACGGCTACAGCAAGACGACAGTTGCCGATATCGCCCGCGATCTTGGCATGTCTCCCGCCAATATCTATCGGTTCTTCGCTTCGAAGGTGGAGATCCATCAGGCACTTTGCGGGCGCATGCTCGCCACCTGCTATCAGCTCGCCTATGACGTCCGCCACCAGCCGCTCAGCGCCAGCGAACGGCTGCGCCTCTATGTCGAGACTCAGTATCAATGGACGATGGATACGATGCTCGACGAGATGAAGGTGCACGAGATGATCGTGGTCGCGATCGAGCGCGACTGGCATGTCATCGAGAAACATATCGATCGCGTCCATGATCTGATTGCCGAAATCATCGCCGAAGGCATCGCCGCCGGCGAGTTCGCTGAGCAGGATCCGGTGGTCGCCTCGCGCTGCTTCGGCGCGGCGACGGTCAACCTCTGCCACCCGCAGATGGTGGCGCAATGTCTTGCGAAAACCAACCGTGCTGCCGTCGACGAACTGATCGACTACGTCATCAGGGCGCTCAAGAAATAG
- a CDS encoding OsmC family protein produces the protein MQINRTASAHWAGGLKDGKGLISTQSGALTDYPYGFASRFEGIPGTNPEELIGAAHAGCFTMALSLILGEAGFTAEHMETSAKVTLESVEGGFAVTAIHLSLSGRIPGADEATFTELANKAKAGCPISKALAAVPITLDVKLA, from the coding sequence ATGCAGATCAATCGTACGGCTTCGGCTCATTGGGCCGGCGGACTCAAGGACGGCAAAGGCTTGATCTCGACGCAGAGCGGCGCGCTGACGGACTATCCCTACGGCTTTGCCAGCCGCTTCGAAGGCATTCCCGGCACCAATCCGGAAGAACTTATCGGTGCCGCCCATGCCGGCTGCTTCACCATGGCGCTGTCCTTGATCCTCGGGGAAGCCGGCTTCACGGCCGAACATATGGAAACCTCGGCCAAGGTGACGCTCGAAAGCGTCGAGGGCGGCTTTGCCGTCACCGCCATCCATCTTTCGCTGTCCGGCCGCATCCCCGGTGCCGATGAGGCGACCTTCACCGAACTGGCCAACAAGGCCAAGGCCGGCTGCCCGATTTCCAAGGCGCTCGCAGCCGTTCCGATCACGCTGGACGTCAAGCTCGCTTGA
- a CDS encoding SDR family oxidoreductase, which yields MSNRLHGKNILITGAAQGIGLAIAKAFISEDAAVYLVDRDAALLARAAADLASTSARVGYLPADITDAGTITRVVAEAKEEIGQLNALVNNAGVNVFAEPLATSDDEWNRCFDINLKGAWNCCKAVLPGLIEQGGGVILNIASTHAFTIIPHTFPYPLAKHALLGMTKSLGLEYAARNIRVNALAPGYVSTQKVIDYWNSFPDPEAAKAETMKLHPGGRIAAPEEIAMAAVFMISDECPFMNATCLTIDGGLSVLQHSV from the coding sequence ATGAGCAACCGCCTGCACGGCAAGAACATCCTGATAACGGGCGCTGCGCAGGGTATCGGCCTTGCGATCGCGAAGGCGTTTATCAGCGAGGATGCGGCCGTCTATCTCGTGGACCGCGATGCGGCGCTGCTGGCTCGGGCGGCGGCAGATCTCGCGAGCACCAGCGCCCGGGTGGGTTATCTGCCGGCCGATATAACCGATGCCGGAACGATCACGCGGGTGGTTGCCGAGGCGAAGGAAGAAATCGGACAGCTGAACGCGCTCGTCAACAATGCCGGCGTCAATGTTTTCGCCGAGCCGCTTGCGACGAGCGACGACGAATGGAACCGCTGTTTCGACATCAACCTCAAGGGCGCGTGGAATTGCTGCAAGGCGGTGCTGCCGGGCCTGATCGAACAGGGCGGCGGCGTCATCCTCAACATCGCCTCGACGCATGCCTTCACCATCATCCCGCACACATTTCCCTATCCTCTCGCAAAACACGCCTTGCTGGGAATGACGAAATCTCTCGGGCTCGAATATGCGGCCCGCAATATCCGCGTGAACGCGCTGGCGCCGGGTTATGTCTCGACGCAGAAGGTGATCGATTACTGGAACAGCTTCCCCGATCCGGAGGCCGCCAAGGCCGAGACGATGAAACTGCATCCGGGCGGGCGTATTGCTGCGCCGGAGGAGATCGCCATGGCGGCCGTCTTCATGATCTCCGACGAATGCCCGTTCATGAACGCCACCTGCCTGACGATCGATGGTGGCCTCAGCGTCCTGCAGCATTCCGTCTGA